The following coding sequences are from one Mesorhizobium onobrychidis window:
- the glcF gene encoding glycolate oxidase subunit GlcF: MQTNFSLAQLADPHVAESEKILRKCVHCGFCTATCPTYVTLGNELDSPRGRIYLIKDMLENGRPADKEIVTHIDRCLSCLACMTTCPSGVNYMHLVDHARAHIEETYKRPLPDRLTRAMLALVLPYPSRFRAALKLAKLGQPFARLFENIPALKPLSAMLKLAPASVPAASPMASPGIHAGQGATKNGRVAILTGCAQSVLDPAINDTTIALLTRLGVEVVVPEGEGCCGALVHHMGREEAALASARRNVDAWTRAIDQGGLDAIVITASGCGTTIKDYGFMLRLDPAYAEKAARVSALAKDITEYLVSLDLPEPVRKPGTIVAYHSACSMQHGQKITRQPKELLAKAGFVVREPREGHLCCGSAGTYNILQSEISAQLRDRKVRNIEATGAEIVATGNIGCITQLASAAKLPVVHTIKLLDWAYGGPRPEGVPIDRSVVAAE, from the coding sequence GTGCAGACCAATTTCTCGCTTGCCCAGCTCGCCGACCCACATGTCGCGGAATCGGAAAAGATCCTGCGCAAATGCGTGCATTGCGGCTTCTGCACGGCCACTTGCCCGACCTATGTGACGCTTGGCAATGAGCTGGATTCGCCGCGCGGACGAATCTACCTGATCAAGGACATGCTGGAGAACGGCCGCCCGGCCGACAAGGAGATCGTCACCCATATCGACCGCTGCCTGTCTTGCCTCGCCTGCATGACCACCTGCCCGTCGGGCGTCAACTACATGCATCTGGTCGACCACGCCCGTGCCCATATCGAGGAAACCTACAAGCGCCCGCTGCCCGATCGCCTGACGCGCGCCATGCTGGCCTTGGTCCTGCCTTACCCCTCGCGTTTTCGCGCTGCGCTCAAACTGGCGAAGCTTGGCCAGCCATTCGCCCGACTGTTCGAAAACATCCCGGCGCTGAAGCCGCTGAGCGCGATGCTCAAGCTCGCTCCGGCATCGGTTCCGGCGGCCTCGCCAATGGCTTCGCCGGGCATCCATGCCGGGCAGGGCGCAACAAAAAACGGCCGCGTCGCCATTCTCACCGGCTGCGCACAATCGGTACTCGATCCCGCTATCAACGACACGACGATCGCGCTGCTGACGCGGCTCGGCGTCGAGGTCGTGGTTCCTGAGGGCGAGGGCTGCTGCGGCGCGCTGGTCCATCACATGGGGCGCGAGGAGGCAGCCCTTGCCTCTGCCAGGCGGAATGTCGACGCCTGGACACGCGCGATCGACCAGGGCGGGCTGGATGCCATAGTCATCACCGCGTCCGGCTGCGGCACCACCATCAAGGACTATGGTTTCATGCTGCGCCTCGATCCGGCCTATGCGGAAAAAGCGGCGCGGGTGTCGGCGCTGGCCAAGGACATCACCGAATATCTCGTGAGCCTCGACCTGCCCGAGCCGGTGCGCAAGCCCGGCACGATCGTCGCCTATCACTCCGCCTGCTCGATGCAGCACGGCCAAAAAATCACCCGCCAGCCCAAGGAGCTTCTGGCCAAGGCCGGCTTCGTCGTGCGCGAGCCGCGCGAGGGCCATCTCTGCTGCGGCTCGGCCGGCACCTACAACATCCTGCAATCCGAGATTTCGGCTCAACTGCGTGACCGCAAGGTCAGGAATATCGAGGCGACGGGTGCTGAAATCGTCGCCACCGGCAACATCGGCTGCATCACCCAACTCGCCTCTGCCGCCAAATTGCCGGTGGTGCACACGATAAAACTGCTCGACTGGGCCTATGGAGGACCGAGGCCGGAAGGCGTTCCGATAGACAGGTCGGTCGTGGCAGCGGAGTGA
- a CDS encoding bifunctional 5,10-methylenetetrahydrofolate dehydrogenase/5,10-methenyltetrahydrofolate cyclohydrolase has protein sequence MSLSDDNRYLRGGPVAQRIIASVREDAATATAEGFPPKLISITVGDTAAVDVYVRNQRAKAALAGIDFEERRFAADITAGELEAAIHGLNADPRVTGIIIQRPVPAHIPIKILQAAVHPLKDVEGMHPASIGNIVYNQLDLAPCTAAASVELLKETGLDLKGLEVVIVGHSEIVGKPIAFLLMSEGATVTVCHHMTRSVAAHARRADALFVAVGRPRLIKADMVKPGAAVIDIGINAETGPDGESRIVGDVDAESVKHVASWITPVPGGVGPITVAILLRNTMVALSRQRARYQATYGVVDKLAAE, from the coding sequence ATGTCCCTGTCCGATGACAACCGCTATCTCAGGGGCGGCCCGGTCGCCCAGCGCATCATCGCCTCCGTGCGCGAGGATGCGGCGACTGCGACCGCCGAGGGTTTTCCGCCCAAACTGATATCGATCACCGTCGGCGACACAGCTGCAGTCGATGTCTATGTGCGCAACCAGCGCGCCAAGGCGGCATTGGCCGGCATCGATTTCGAGGAAAGACGGTTTGCCGCCGATATCACCGCCGGCGAACTGGAAGCAGCGATCCATGGCCTGAATGCCGATCCGCGCGTCACCGGTATCATCATCCAGCGGCCGGTGCCGGCGCATATCCCGATCAAGATCCTTCAGGCGGCGGTGCATCCGCTCAAGGATGTCGAGGGCATGCATCCGGCTTCGATCGGCAACATCGTCTATAACCAGCTAGACCTCGCGCCGTGCACGGCCGCCGCCTCGGTCGAACTGCTCAAGGAAACCGGTCTCGATCTCAAGGGGCTCGAGGTCGTCATCGTCGGTCACTCCGAGATCGTCGGCAAGCCGATCGCCTTCCTGCTGATGAGCGAGGGCGCCACCGTGACGGTCTGCCATCACATGACGCGCTCGGTGGCTGCTCATGCGCGCCGCGCCGATGCGCTGTTCGTCGCGGTCGGCAGGCCGCGGCTCATCAAGGCCGACATGGTCAAGCCTGGTGCGGCCGTCATCGACATCGGCATCAATGCCGAGACGGGACCGGACGGGGAGAGCCGTATCGTCGGCGACGTCGACGCCGAGAGCGTCAAGCACGTCGCGTCTTGGATCACGCCGGTGCCGGGCGGTGTCGGCCCGATCACCGTGGCGATTCTTTTGCGCAACACGATGGTAGCGCTCAGCCGCCAGCGCGCGCGCTACCAGGCAACCTACGGCGTGGTGGACAAGCTCGCGGCGGAGTAG
- a CDS encoding L,D-transpeptidase produces the protein MKTFLFPLLGAAAVLATAATSSSANDRYADRPPVMVSPDLSAPWVLQLGRAPGIVRQNRQEMQKPQRRSQRQARPDQLRTAAVQAPAKRMVTRPQINPIYLPQQVAYDGPEKPGTIVIDTRENFLYLVENNGKARRYGVGTGKPGFEWAGTHKISNKRVWPDWRPPAVMIAREAAKGRYLPTYLAGGMENPLGARALYLGSTEYRIHGTNQPWTIGGAVSSGCIRMRNEDVVDLYERVDVGTTVVVM, from the coding sequence ATGAAGACATTTTTGTTCCCGCTGCTCGGCGCCGCAGCCGTGCTGGCCACTGCCGCTACATCCTCCAGCGCCAATGACCGTTATGCCGACAGGCCGCCGGTGATGGTGAGCCCCGACCTTTCAGCGCCCTGGGTGCTGCAGCTTGGCCGCGCGCCGGGCATCGTCCGCCAGAACCGGCAAGAGATGCAAAAGCCGCAGCGCCGTTCTCAACGGCAGGCGCGGCCCGATCAATTGCGCACGGCGGCGGTGCAGGCGCCAGCCAAGCGCATGGTCACACGCCCGCAGATCAACCCGATCTACCTGCCGCAGCAAGTCGCCTATGACGGTCCGGAGAAGCCGGGCACGATCGTCATCGATACGAGGGAGAATTTTCTCTACCTGGTCGAGAACAACGGCAAGGCGCGGCGCTATGGCGTCGGCACCGGCAAGCCGGGCTTCGAATGGGCCGGCACGCACAAGATCAGCAACAAGCGCGTGTGGCCGGACTGGCGCCCGCCAGCGGTGATGATCGCCCGCGAGGCCGCCAAGGGCCGCTATCTGCCGACCTATCTTGCCGGCGGCATGGAAAACCCGCTCGGCGCGCGCGCGCTTTATCTCGGCTCGACGGAATACCGCATCCACGGCACCAACCAACCCTGGACGATCGGCGGCGCGGTGTCGTCCGGCTGCATTCGCATGCGCAACGAGGACGTCGTCGACCTCTATGAGCGGGTCGATGTTGGCACGACGGTTGTGGTGATGTAA
- a CDS encoding DNA-3-methyladenine glycosylase I, with protein MDEKTGLLAGPDGIARCFWHGNLPDYLHYHDHEWGRPVTDDRKLFEKICLEGFQSGLSWLTILRKRENFREAFAGFDIDKIAAFADEDVERLLDNAGIIRHRGKIVSTINNAKRARELADEAGSLAAWFWKFEPGPDERPEIVDLAHLRANPTTTVSVRISKELKKRGWSFVGPTTVYAFMQAMGLVNDHLEGCVCREQVEAERKAFKRPK; from the coding sequence ATGGATGAGAAGACAGGCCTGCTCGCCGGACCCGATGGTATCGCGCGCTGCTTCTGGCACGGCAATCTGCCGGATTATTTGCACTACCACGATCATGAATGGGGCCGGCCGGTCACCGACGACCGCAAGCTGTTCGAAAAGATCTGCCTCGAAGGCTTTCAGTCGGGCCTGTCCTGGCTGACTATATTGCGCAAGCGCGAGAATTTCCGCGAGGCGTTCGCCGGCTTCGATATCGACAAGATCGCCGCCTTTGCCGACGAGGATGTCGAGCGCCTGCTCGACAATGCCGGCATCATCCGCCACCGCGGCAAGATTGTCTCGACCATCAACAACGCCAAGCGTGCGCGTGAATTGGCCGACGAGGCCGGCTCGCTGGCGGCCTGGTTCTGGAAGTTCGAACCCGGCCCCGACGAACGGCCCGAAATCGTCGATCTCGCCCATCTGCGCGCCAACCCGACCACGACGGTCTCTGTGCGGATTTCAAAGGAGCTAAAAAAACGCGGCTGGAGCTTTGTCGGCCCGACAACCGTCTACGCCTTCATGCAGGCCATGGGGCTGGTCAACGACCATCTCGAGGGCTGTGTCTGCCGAGAGCAGGTCGAGGCGGAGCGCAAGGCGTTCAAGAGGCCGAAGTGA
- the hisS gene encoding histidine--tRNA ligase encodes MADKSEKMKARLPRGLVDRGADDIRAVEKMMATIRSVYELYGFEPVDQPLIEYTDALGKFLPDQDRPNEGVFSFQDDDDQWLSLRYDLTAPMARFVAENFERLPKPYRSYRSGWVFRNEKPGPGRFRQFMQFDADTVGTPGVAADAEMAMMMADVMEALGIKRGDYVIRVNNRKVLDGVLEAIGLGGNENAGRRLQVLRAIDKLDKLGAHGVFELLGEGRRDESGDFTKGAGLDGRQIDVVLGFLLEDIKTAWLADQRRLPKEEFLELWGDDLEHIWLADVDPDKATEKLSKFCSDWLGVDLNTPLRDGLQELQQIAKLCSFAGYEGNRIRIDPSVVRGLEYYTGPVYEAELLAEIPNEEGKIVRFGSVGGGGRYDGLVSRFRGEPVPATGFSIGVSRLMTALKNLGKLDTSDVIAPVVVLTMDKDTESLGRYQKMVAELRAAGIRSEMYLGGAGMKAQLKYADRRGSPVAIIQGGDERAKGEVQIKDLIEGARMSAEIADNAEWRAARPAQVTVAESELVAEVRKILAAQAEERARGK; translated from the coding sequence ATGGCCGACAAATCGGAAAAGATGAAAGCGCGGCTGCCGCGCGGGCTTGTCGACCGCGGCGCCGACGATATCCGTGCTGTCGAGAAGATGATGGCGACGATCCGCTCGGTCTATGAGCTTTACGGCTTCGAGCCGGTCGACCAGCCGCTGATCGAATACACCGACGCGCTGGGCAAATTCCTGCCCGACCAGGACCGGCCGAACGAAGGCGTGTTCTCGTTCCAGGACGACGACGACCAGTGGCTGTCGCTGCGCTACGACCTGACCGCGCCGATGGCCCGATTTGTCGCTGAAAACTTTGAGCGTCTGCCGAAACCCTATCGCAGCTACCGCTCCGGCTGGGTGTTTCGCAACGAAAAGCCCGGCCCCGGCCGCTTCCGCCAGTTCATGCAGTTCGACGCCGACACGGTGGGCACGCCGGGCGTCGCGGCGGACGCCGAGATGGCGATGATGATGGCCGACGTGATGGAGGCGCTCGGCATCAAGCGCGGCGACTACGTCATCCGGGTCAACAACCGCAAGGTGCTGGACGGCGTGTTGGAGGCGATCGGCCTTGGCGGAAACGAGAATGCCGGCCGCCGGCTGCAGGTGCTGAGGGCTATCGACAAGCTGGATAAGCTGGGAGCGCATGGGGTCTTCGAATTGCTTGGCGAAGGTCGGCGTGATGAAAGTGGGGATTTCACCAAAGGAGCAGGATTAGACGGTCGGCAAATAGATGTGGTTTTGGGCTTTTTGCTGGAAGACATCAAAACCGCTTGGCTGGCGGATCAGAGGCGTCTTCCAAAAGAGGAGTTTCTGGAGTTGTGGGGTGACGATCTTGAGCACATTTGGCTAGCTGACGTCGATCCCGACAAAGCGACTGAAAAGCTCAGCAAATTCTGTTCCGATTGGCTTGGCGTGGATTTGAACACCCCGCTGCGCGACGGGCTCCAAGAATTACAACAAATTGCTAAGCTATGTAGCTTTGCTGGTTACGAAGGTAACCGCATCCGCATCGATCCCTCGGTCGTCCGTGGCCTCGAATATTACACCGGTCCGGTCTACGAAGCCGAGCTCCTGGCCGAGATCCCCAACGAAGAGGGAAAAATCGTGCGCTTCGGTTCGGTCGGCGGTGGTGGCCGTTATGACGGCCTTGTCTCGCGCTTTCGTGGCGAGCCGGTGCCGGCGACCGGGTTTTCGATCGGCGTCTCCAGGCTGATGACTGCGCTGAAGAACCTCGGCAAGCTCGACACGTCGGACGTCATCGCGCCGGTCGTCGTGCTCACCATGGACAAGGACACTGAAAGCCTCGGCCGCTACCAGAAGATGGTGGCCGAGCTGCGCGCCGCCGGCATCCGCTCCGAAATGTATCTCGGCGGCGCCGGCATGAAGGCGCAGCTCAAATATGCCGACCGCCGCGGCAGCCCGGTCGCCATCATCCAGGGCGGCGACGAGCGCGCCAAGGGCGAGGTGCAGATCAAGGATCTGATCGAAGGCGCGCGCATGTCGGCTGAGATCGCCGACAACGCCGAATGGCGCGCCGCGCGACCGGCGCAGGTGACGGTGGCAGAAAGCGAGCTGGTCGCCGAGGTGAGGAAGATACTTGCCGCGCAGGCGGAGGAGCGGGCGCGTGGCAAGTAG
- a CDS encoding ATP phosphoribosyltransferase regulatory subunit produces MTSRYPAIASDIAKLFAARGTHAVEVAVLQPADPFLDMAGEDLRRRIFLTESETGLTLCLRPEFTIPVCLDHIASQAGTPRRYSYLGEVFRQRREGGNEFFQAGIEDLGDGDIAQADARSLADAHALLSLVLPDLALAITLGDQTIFEAVLAALGLPRGWRMRLARAFGSAAMLEAALADLANPPRNGQIAGPVAALVLDGDLEGLSSHIAGGMEQAGLSASAGRSPADIARRLIEKAELRSVRLSKAAFSALKDFLAIDVALDGAAKALEIFAAGAGLSLGAALDNFSARAKSIEALGLPTAKIRYDAAFGRPLDYYTGLVFEIAAENGDRPLAGGGRYDRLLTLLGAKTPIPGVGFSVWLDRIEALREKTQ; encoded by the coding sequence ATGACCTCCCGCTATCCCGCCATCGCATCAGACATCGCCAAGCTCTTCGCTGCGCGCGGCACGCATGCGGTCGAGGTGGCGGTGCTGCAGCCGGCGGACCCGTTCCTCGACATGGCAGGAGAGGATCTGCGCCGCCGCATTTTCCTCACCGAAAGCGAGACCGGCCTCACGCTTTGCCTGCGGCCCGAGTTCACCATTCCGGTCTGCCTCGACCACATTGCCAGCCAGGCCGGCACGCCGCGCCGTTATTCCTATCTCGGCGAGGTGTTTCGCCAGCGCCGCGAGGGCGGCAATGAGTTTTTCCAGGCCGGCATCGAGGATCTCGGCGACGGCGACATCGCACAGGCCGACGCGCGTTCGCTGGCCGACGCGCATGCGCTGCTTTCGCTGGTGCTGCCGGACCTGGCACTGGCGATCACGCTCGGCGACCAGACCATATTCGAGGCGGTGCTCGCTGCGCTCGGCCTGCCGCGCGGCTGGCGTATGCGGCTGGCGCGCGCCTTCGGTTCGGCGGCGATGCTGGAGGCAGCGCTTGCCGACCTCGCCAACCCGCCGCGCAATGGCCAGATCGCCGGCCCGGTCGCCGCGCTTGTCCTCGATGGCGATCTGGAAGGGCTTTCGTCGCACATCGCCGGCGGCATGGAGCAAGCGGGTCTGTCGGCGTCTGCCGGGCGCTCGCCGGCCGACATTGCGCGACGCTTGATCGAGAAGGCCGAATTGCGCAGCGTCAGGCTGTCGAAAGCGGCGTTTTCGGCGCTGAAGGATTTTCTGGCGATCGATGTGGCGCTCGACGGCGCGGCAAAAGCGCTCGAAATCTTCGCGGCCGGCGCCGGCCTTTCGCTGGGTGCGGCGCTGGACAATTTTTCCGCACGTGCAAAGTCGATCGAAGCTCTTGGCCTGCCCACGGCAAAAATCCGCTACGACGCCGCCTTCGGCCGCCCGCTCGATTACTACACCGGCCTGGTCTTCGAGATCGCGGCGGAAAACGGCGACCGGCCGTTGGCCGGCGGCGGCCGCTATGACCGCTTGCTGACGCTGCTCGGCGCGAAAACGCCGATCCCCGGCGTCGGCTTTTCCGTCTGGCTCGACCGCATCGAAGCGCTGCGAGAGAAGACGCAATGA
- the hisG gene encoding ATP phosphoribosyltransferase, with amino-acid sequence MITLAIPSKGRLKERALEVLAKAGLAVSLPGDERKYRARIEGVEAVEVAFLSASEISGEIGQGSVDLGITGEDLLRESLADWEARAEIVARLGFGNADVVVAVPDIWLDVDTMADLDDVAADFRQRHGRRLRIATKYWRLTQQFFSQKHGIQVYRIVESLGATEGAPAAGLADVVVDITTSGATLRANHLKVLADGVILRSQACLVASKKIRAAADEAVLRDIAAKMSAIPPP; translated from the coding sequence ATGATCACGCTGGCGATCCCTTCAAAAGGCCGGCTCAAGGAGCGGGCGCTGGAAGTGCTGGCCAAGGCCGGGCTTGCCGTCAGCCTGCCCGGCGACGAGCGCAAATACCGCGCCCGCATCGAAGGCGTGGAAGCCGTCGAGGTGGCGTTCCTGTCGGCGTCCGAAATATCAGGCGAGATCGGCCAGGGCTCGGTCGACCTCGGCATCACCGGCGAGGATCTGTTGCGCGAAAGCCTTGCCGATTGGGAGGCGCGTGCGGAGATCGTCGCCCGCCTCGGCTTTGGCAACGCCGATGTCGTGGTGGCGGTGCCCGACATCTGGCTAGATGTCGACACAATGGCCGATCTCGACGATGTCGCCGCCGATTTCCGCCAGCGCCACGGCAGGCGGCTTCGGATCGCGACAAAATACTGGCGGCTGACGCAGCAGTTCTTTTCGCAAAAGCACGGCATACAGGTCTATCGCATCGTCGAAAGCCTGGGCGCCACCGAGGGCGCGCCGGCGGCGGGATTGGCCGATGTCGTCGTCGACATCACCACGTCAGGCGCGACGCTGCGGGCCAATCATCTGAAGGTGCTGGCCGACGGCGTCATCCTGCGCTCGCAGGCCTGCCTTGTCGCGTCGAAGAAAATCCGCGCCGCTGCGGATGAAGCAGTTTTGCGCGACATCGCCGCGAAAATGAGCGCCATCCCTCCCCCTTGA
- a CDS encoding AMP-binding protein, protein MPINLDELKNATNLRGGRPRNDGTFVAPVDGRAHVSGERTVPLLQQTIPALLSDTVSKYGTLDAAVFVDQDKRFTWSELSDTVDALAAGFLALGLAKGDRVGIWSPNRWEWLVTQFATARIGLILVNINPAYRLTELDYALNKVACRALVTAVKFKSSDYLGMIETLAPEIATATPGKLEAKKLPALKIVIRMGEENSPGMFNFADVLAMAGRDEHDSLDRISEGLKPGDAINIQFTSGTTGAPKGATLTHNNIVNNGNFVTSAIRLTVDDRLCIPVPLYHCFGMSMGTIGCVTKGATMVFPGEGFDAGATLEAVAGEHCTGLYGVPTMFVGLLDHPDFDTFDLTSLRTGIMAGSPCPIEVMKKVVSLMHMAEVTIAYGMTETSPVSFQSSVDDPLEKRVSTVGRVHPHVEVKAIDADGATVAVGAPGELCTRGYSVMKGYWDDEEKTREAIDPDGWMHTGDLATIDAEGYCNIVGRVKDMVIRGGENVYPREVEEFLYRHPKVREVQVFGIPDPKYGEELCAWIVLKPGQIATEQEIKAFCAGQIAHYKIPRHIRFRTELPMTVTGKPQKFLMREAMVYELGLVTPKTA, encoded by the coding sequence ATGCCGATCAATCTCGACGAGTTGAAGAATGCCACGAACCTGCGCGGCGGCCGCCCGCGCAATGACGGCACGTTTGTCGCGCCGGTCGACGGCAGGGCGCATGTGTCGGGCGAACGCACCGTGCCGCTGCTGCAGCAGACGATCCCGGCGTTGCTTTCGGACACCGTCAGCAAATATGGCACGCTCGATGCCGCCGTCTTCGTCGACCAGGACAAGCGCTTCACCTGGAGCGAACTTTCAGACACGGTGGACGCGCTGGCCGCAGGCTTCCTGGCGCTTGGCCTGGCAAAAGGCGACCGCGTCGGCATCTGGTCGCCCAACCGCTGGGAATGGCTGGTGACGCAATTCGCCACCGCGCGCATCGGCCTGATCCTGGTCAACATCAATCCGGCCTACCGGCTGACCGAGCTGGACTATGCGCTGAACAAGGTCGCCTGCCGAGCGCTGGTCACAGCCGTCAAATTCAAGAGCTCCGACTATCTCGGCATGATCGAAACGCTGGCGCCGGAGATCGCGACTGCGACGCCGGGCAAACTTGAGGCGAAAAAGTTGCCGGCGCTAAAAATCGTCATCCGCATGGGCGAGGAGAACTCGCCCGGCATGTTCAATTTCGCCGACGTGCTGGCGATGGCCGGGCGCGACGAGCATGACAGCCTCGACCGGATCTCCGAGGGGCTGAAGCCCGGCGACGCCATCAACATCCAGTTCACGTCAGGCACGACAGGCGCGCCAAAGGGCGCGACGCTGACCCACAACAACATCGTCAACAACGGCAATTTCGTCACCTCGGCGATCAGGCTGACCGTCGACGACCGGTTGTGCATCCCGGTGCCGCTCTATCACTGCTTCGGCATGTCGATGGGCACGATCGGCTGCGTCACCAAGGGCGCGACCATGGTTTTCCCCGGCGAGGGGTTTGATGCCGGCGCCACGCTGGAGGCGGTGGCGGGCGAGCACTGCACCGGCCTTTACGGCGTGCCGACCATGTTCGTCGGCCTGCTCGACCATCCGGATTTCGACACCTTCGATCTCACCAGCCTGCGCACCGGCATCATGGCCGGCTCGCCGTGCCCGATCGAGGTGATGAAGAAGGTGGTGTCGCTGATGCACATGGCGGAGGTGACAATCGCCTATGGCATGACCGAGACCAGCCCGGTGTCGTTCCAGAGCAGCGTCGACGACCCGTTGGAAAAGCGCGTCTCGACGGTCGGCCGCGTCCACCCCCATGTCGAGGTCAAGGCGATCGATGCCGATGGCGCCACCGTTGCGGTCGGCGCGCCGGGCGAACTCTGCACGCGCGGCTATTCGGTGATGAAGGGCTATTGGGACGACGAGGAAAAAACCCGCGAGGCGATCGATCCCGACGGCTGGATGCACACCGGCGACCTCGCCACCATCGATGCGGAGGGCTATTGCAACATTGTCGGCCGGGTCAAGGACATGGTCATCCGCGGTGGTGAGAACGTCTATCCGCGCGAGGTCGAGGAGTTTCTCTACCGCCACCCCAAGGTCAGGGAAGTGCAGGTTTTCGGCATTCCCGACCCGAAATACGGCGAGGAGCTTTGTGCGTGGATCGTGCTCAAGCCGGGCCAGATCGCCACCGAGCAGGAGATCAAGGCCTTCTGCGCCGGCCAGATCGCCCATTACAAGATCCCGCGCCACATCCGCTTTCGCACCGAATTGCCGATGACGGTGACCGGTAAGCCGCAGAAGTTTCTCATGCGCGAGGCGATGGTTTACGAACTGGGGCTGGTGACGCCGAAGACCGCCTGA